In the genome of Clostridia bacterium, the window GGACGAAAACTTCAGGTTAAAGCCTTGTGACACAACTGCTGCACAGGTTTTTAATTCAACCATATTGGACGAAAACCGATAACTTTGACCGCGGTTGGGCGTATGTTTACTTGGTTTTTAATTCAACCATATTGGACGAAAACGGAAGTAGCTATCAGGCAGCTTGTCCGACTTAATATTAGTTTTTAATTCAACCATATTGGACGAAGACTATTAAACTCTTTATCATTAATTGTTAGAGGGCGAGTTTTTAATCCAACCATATTGGACATATTTTTAATCTTTTTTAATGCATCAAAATTCGACATTAAATACAAAAAAATTTGACTTTTGAGTTGAAAAGATATAATTTACAAGTAGATAAGGTATTTTTAGGAGGATAAAACATTGAAAGTTTTAATCAGCAATATTGGAAATACTGATCCTTTCAGAGAATCAAAAGAAAAAAGTGAATCAAATGAAAAAAGAGAATCAAATGAAAAAAGAGATGGTGCCGCTTTACATATCGCAAGAGTTTATCAGCCTGATTTTATATATCTGATATCAACCAAAGAAATGTCTAAGCATAATACCACCAATACAAAAGTTCAAATTGAAAATCTATATAAAAAATTAAATAAAGAAGTAAAGATATCAATTATTAAGCTTAATGAAAATGATCCGTCTGATTTTGATGAAATGCATGTTTATGAAAAAATTCATCGAGAAATCTATGAAAAGCACAAAAATGATAAGATATATGTCAATATAAGTTCAGGTACGCCGCAGATGATGTTTGCAGCATGTCTTGACATCGTATCTAATGACAGGGGGTTTGTACCAGTTCAGGTAAAATCGCCTCAAAATGGAGCTAATACTAATATTCGTCATGTATCAAATGAAGAAGCACAAAAACCAAATGATAATTTGGACGATAAACCCGAATTCTTTGTCAACCGGTGTTGCGAACCTAATATTTTTGTATTTAGAAACAGCGTGTTAAAAGTTAAATTAAAAAAAGCTGTCAGTGCTTATGATTATATTACAGCTCTTGAGTTAATCAAAGATGTCTATTTGTATAAAGACTCAAAAGTATGCAAAATGCTTGATTTTGCTTATAAATATAATTCTATGGAAAATGACAGTGATTTTTACAAAAAAGCGCAAGAATTTGGGTTGCAATTAAATGAAATAGCTGATAATGAAATAAGGCTGATTGTTCAGGCGTTTAATGTGCTTAAGATAAAAGTTTATAGACAGGAATATGTTGATTTTTCTAACAGGATATCGCCTATATTGTTTTCGATAGCTAAGCATGTTTTTGTCAGTACACCTAAAGGTAAAGAATTATATGATAAGATTATAGAAATTGACGATAATGATGTAGAAATAATTAATTTTAAAAAAGCTGTTGAAAATGGCTTGATATTTAATAATAGGAAAAACGGTTATACATTTTTGGCTTTTAAGCATTTTGTAAAAATATTTGAAAAAGGCAATTACTCTAAGGTTGACAATAGAATATATGAGGGATTGCGTAAGTTTGAAGAAAAAGTAAGAAATAAGACTGCTCATTCTTTAAAACCGTTTACAAAAGTTTATATAGAAAGACTAACAGAAAACACTATAGAGAGTGTTTTAAATGATATAAATACATTGATTATAAAAGAATTTGAAATTAATACTCAAAATCTCAATTTCTTTGAGGAGATAAACAAACTTATAATTAATGAGATAGATATTATGAATGATAATATATCTATAAAATGATAATATATCTATAATATGATGAGATTTAATCGTTATTTTGGTCTTTTTTATAGCCTGTTATATCATTGAGCAATTCTTTTGCTTTATCAAGAAACTCATACGGAACATAAATTTTTAGATTTTCTAACTTTAGACCAAAATATGAGCGCACTCCGCTGCCAGATGGTATAGCAGAATAAGGAATGTTTTCTTCTTTCAAGATGCCGCCCATCATTTCGCCCCACATTGATCTGGTTTCAATCAAAAAGCAAAAATCATCATTTTGGGGACTTCTTAAATTTTCTTTGCCGCATATTCTGCAATAATTTTGCTCATTAATCATATGGCAATTTTCACAAAAATAGAGCATTTTATTCTCCCATATTTTGAAATCTTTAAACACATTATATCACATTAAATTATAATCAAAAAAACTCTAGTTAAGGCTTGGTTTCATTAATCATTATATTCGAAAAAATATTTTTTTAAATTCTCTAATTTAAATTTAAGTTTTTTTCCTATTCTTAATCTTCAAAAAACAAAAATTCTAAAAACTTTTTTTGGATTGATATTGACATTACAAATATATTGTGATATAGTGGTTATGTTAATCGGTTAACATAAATTATAATGCAGATCTTTTAAAAGCAGAATTTAAGGGGAAATCAATTTTACCCAAATTTATTATTAAAATATGGAGGAGAATAATGAAAAAAAGGGCATTAGTTTTGATACTTTTACTCTTATTTACATTACCTTTGATTGCATGCGGGAAAAAAGATGATAAAACTTATTACACTGTCAAGTTTTTAGACGGCGAAACTGTAATCAAACAAGTAAAAGTAGAAGACGGACAAAAAGTAGAGAGTTATGAACCGACTAAGGAAGGCTATGAATTTATTGACTGGTTCAGCACTCCTAGCAAAAATCATACATTTGATTTTGATCAAGAAATCAAGCAAAATACAATAGTATATGCTGGTTTTGCCAAAATACAGGCTGACACACGTACTTTCTATATAGTAGGCAGCGGCACAAGCAATATATTAGCTACCAATAGCTGGGGAACTAAAATTACTGATGCACATAAACTTACTAAAGCTGAAGATAAAAATGAATATACAATAACTTGCGATCTTTTAGCTGGCGATGAATTTCAGTTTGCGATAAACAGCAGCTGGCACAATAAGCGTGGATATGGATATTTGAAAGAAACCAAGTTGTCAGACGGAACAGTTGTATTTTCAGGAGCTGGCGGTGGTTTGGGTGAAACAAACGCTAAAGGAAAGAACATAAAAGTTGAACTTTCAGGAAATTATACTCTAAAGCTTAAAACATACCCCGCTGAAGATTTCTATAATACTTCAGATTCGTCATATACCGAAGCTAATAAAGAAGTATATAATGTAGGCACATACGACAAAATCGAATGGGTAAGAAACGGCGATCCTCAAGAAACATCAAATGTTACTGTTAACTATTATATAAAAGGTTCCGGAATTACCGAATGGAAAGATGTATTTAGTTCTGTTACATCCTTTACACAAGGTGATAATGGCTTGTTTACATTTACTGTATATCTAAAACAAGGCGAAGAATTCTTGTTCATGTCAGGAAATACAGTAAACGGAGTTGTTTCTGCTGGTTCTAAGTTTATTAATTATGCTAATTTGGATGATGCTAGCAAAGATTTGTTTACCAATAACAACGGCAATCTTATAACAAAGGCAGCCGGAACATATACCTTTGTTTATAGTGAAGAGACTGACAAACTTAGCGCTACTTTAGATACAGAAAAAGTACCTGAAGCTAGAGATTATTATCTTGACGGTACGTTTGCAGGTGCATGGGGTGATACATTGTATGGTCCAGCAGGCGAAAGAAAAACAGGAAGCCAAGGTGAAGGCAGCTACTTGTTTATAGACGATTACAAACTTATCGAAACAGAAGAAGGTTCAGGCATTTATCAGATTTTAGGTGTTGAGTTGTCTGCTAATTCAGAATTTATAATTCAAAGTTATAAAGCAGGTGCAACTGAGCCAGGAATTTGGAATACTGACGGTTATAACTTCTTAGGCGTTTATAATTTCAGTAATTTGGTGTCAAATAATAACTTTGAAGCTGTTAATATTAGCACAAAGAATCTTAACATCAAAGTTAAAACCGCAGGCACTTATAATATTGTCTTTAATTCTTATACACAGCTTATTACTGTTACTGCTGCAGCTTGATTTAAAACGAGGTAACTTCATAATAAACAATAATCCCGCCGTCAATAAAGGGCGGCGGGATAAGTTTATAAGCTAGATTTTTATAAAATGTTCGGGATTTTGAATTGCAGTACGGTTGATAGCGTTTTGAATACAGTTTAATATGCTTTTTGCTCGTTTATCGTATATATTTTCATCTACGTACTTATAAACGTTGTATTCTGTAGTCTTTTCAAACAAGCCCAAAAGAGAAGAATGCGCAATCAAAATGTTTTTGTGTTTGGGCTTGAGAGTTACTGCATCGCTAAGGTCATGATAAAAAAGAACATCATCAAAAATCTCGGATATGCTTTTTTTCAGCTCAGCATTTGCCAAGTCAGGGCAAATAAATGTATATGGTGAATTAAAGTATGTTTGAGCAGCTGTTTTCATCTTTGCATAATCAAAGATCACCTGATAAAAGACAGGATCGTCCAAAAGACTGTCAACAACGATAATGGGTATGAAGTTTTCGTTGCTTAATGCGTAAAATTCTTCCCTAGAAAAATCAATACACAAACATGCATCAGCATTGATTTGGGCAACGGATTTATCAGGCAGATAAGATAATATATGATTGTCATTTTGTTGAGATAATGCTTTGCTGAAATGCTGCAAAAAACACAAAGTTTCCACTTCTTGCCAAAAACATGTACTTTTTGAAGTGCGCACAGCAATAATGTTTTGAACATTCTTGCTTGACAAATTGACGGCATGAAGATTGGGCGAATAATTCAAAAAGTTTATTGCATGCAAAACTTTTTTTCTCGTAGCCTCAGAAACGTGTTTGTCTTTTACGCCGTTTATGACATAGGATACGGTCGCGACAGAAACTCCTGCCATACGTGCGACATCTTTATTTGTAGGTCGTTTTTGCATAGCAATATTATACGTTTTAACAAGTTTTTTGTCAATATAAAACGGTTAACCAAAGATTTTTAGGAGTGGGTATGAACAAAGAAGCTATATTTCATATGCCTGATAGTAAATTCTGTTTTGCTGCGGATGAAAAAACCGTTGTCTTGCGTCTTAGGACATCAAAATCAGATAAGTTTGATTATGTAGGCGTTATATATGGCAGCAAATATGAATTCCATGAAAAACAACATGAACAAGAACTAAAAAAACAATATACGGATAATTACTTTGATTATTACATAACCCAAATCAGTTTAGATGATGTAAGGTTTGTTTATATATTTAAAATAGTAGAAAATGGCATAGTTAATTATTATTGCGAAGAAGGAATCAGCCAAGAGTATGATTTTTCGCTGGCATATATGAATGCTTTTCAGCTGCCTTATATCAATTTTGCTGATATTCATCATGTCGTGCCATGGATGAGAAAAGCGGTATTTTATGAAATATTTATTGACAGGTTTTATCGCGGAGATCTGAATAAAAAAGACGATTATATAAATCTAAAATGGGGAGAGATACCTAATCCCAAAAGCTTTGCTGGAGGCGATCTGAAAGGAATAACTCAAAAACTAGATTACCTAAAAGATTTGGGTATTAACGCTCTGTATCTTACGCCAATATTTTGTTCGATATCCAATCACAAATACGATATTTATGATTATTTTAATGTTGATCCTCAATTTGGCGGCAATGAAGCATTTAAAGATTTGGTAAATCAAGCTCATCGCGCAGGCATACGCATTGTTTTGGACGGCGTATTTAATCATTGCAGCGAACTTTTGCCTCAATTTCAGGATGTTTTAAAAAATGGAAAAAATTCGCCATATTTTGACTGGTTCATCATAAGAGGCGAAAAGCCCGATCCGAAAAATCTTAATTATGAATGCTTTTCTTCATGCAGTTATATGCCAAAATTTAATACTTCCAATCCAGACGTTCAGAAATTTTTGTTGGATATTGCGGTCTATTGGATTAAGGAGTATGATATTGATGGATGGCGGCTTGATGTAAGTGACGAGGTCAGCCATGATTTTTGGAGAGTTTTTCGCAAAACAGTAAAACAAGTTAAAGAGGATTGTGTCATCATAGGGGAAAATTGGCATGATGCTTATCCATATTTGCATGGCGATCAATATGACAGCATTATGAATTATGCGTTTACAAAAGCCAATATGGATTTTTTTGTAAAAGGTAGTATTTCTTCACAAGAATTTGCAGAAAGATTAAGCAGAATTTTGATGTGCAATACCGATCAGGTCAATTTTATGATGCTAAATCTTTTAGACAGTCATGACACGCTTAGATTTTTGACTCAACTAAATGAAAAAACCGATAAGCTGATTTGTGCGCTAGCGGTAATGTTTATGTTTGTGGGAGTGCCTTGTATTTATTACGGAACTGAAATCGGAATGGTGGGCGGTTATGATCCTGATTGCCGACGAACTTTTGATTGGCAAAAGGCTGATAAAGAAACACCGCTTTTTAGTATCACAAAAGCATTGATTAATCTAAAAAGCCGAAGCGAATTGGTGTATGGACAGATAAGATTGAGTTCATATAACGATTTGTTTATATTGGAAAGATTTTATCAAAACAAAAAACTGCGTCTGACGCTCAATAACGGCTTAGATAATAAAAGTTATTCTTCTGAAGGCACAGTTTTAGTTTCTCATAATTTAATAAGCGAAAAGTTGAATTCTTTTGGCTTTGTAATTGAGGAGGTGGAGTAAGGTGAAAAAAATTATTGCTGCAATAGTTGCCCATATTTTTTTGATATTTGGGATTATTGTAGGAATAGGAATTTTTAGTGAAACCAAAGCAAATGAGGGAATAATCAAATTTACAGGGGAACTTGAAAGAAATGTAACCTTAAGAATTTTGGAAAACGATACTGCGATAAAGCAGGGGTATTTTCAAGAATTGCTAGATGCTTTTAACGCCGCTTATGCTGAATATGGCATTACTGCCGTTGATGCCAATATGGATCAATATTCTGACCTTGAAAATGACGGACCTTACGGTTATGGTCCTGACGTGTTGTATCAGGCCAATGACAGACTGATGAAATATGTAGAAGGAAAGCATATTCAGCCGCTTCCTGTTGAGACTCTTGAATGCTTTGATAATATTGACCAAAAATCATGGGATGCATACAGGGCAGTGATTGAAGGAGAAGAATATTATTTTGGCGTACCTGTCAACATTCAGGGTCCTTTGATGTATTACCGAAAAGACTTATTGCCTGAAAATTGGCAAACAGAATGGGACGACAATAAAAATAATATTCCAGATATGCTGGAAAATTGGAACGATATGTATAAATTTTCTTTGATAAGAAAACAGCAAGGAAAATTTGGATATATGCGTTCATTCAAGGAACCGTATTTTTCATTTGGATATTTGTTTAGCTATGGCGGATATATCTTTGGCAACAACAATACAGACTACTCTGATATCGGTTTAAGCAAAGGCGAAGCTGAAAAGGGTGCGTGGGTGATAAAACAATTAGCGTCTATGATGAATGAATGGTGTATAGACGATACCATAACAGTTAACGCTTATGCAAAAATAGGCAATGGAGATTATTTTGCTACAGTAACCACTCCTGATGTCTATACATTATTTATTGACCAAATGGTGCTTAACGGTATGAGCCGTCAGCAAGCGATTGAAAATCTAGGTATTACGTCTATGCCAGCTTTGCCTTTGAGCGGCGATTTGACACAAGAAAATCCCGAGCTTATTCCTAATATAATGATGGGCGGTATTAATGGTTATGCCATAAGCTCATATACAAAAGCGCCTAACGCTGCATTGGCTTTTGTAAATTTTGCTACGAGTTATGAGATGATTTTACGCAGAAACCAATTATTAGGCATTGCTCCTGCAAGAGTAGATGTTGCAAAAGATGTGGGAGGACTTTCAGAAATAATCAACCAAAACCTTTCGCTTGGATATTACGAAATAATGCCTTCAATAAAAGAAACAGCTCAGATTTGGACTCCTGCTGAAACTTTGTTTTCGGATATAGCAAAGGATGCATTTAGAGAAAAAAATGAAGTCAAATATACTACCTTAGCTTCATATAAAGCAGCATTGCAAAAAGTCGATAAGCAGATATATGATGCGATTCATACTTTGCAGTAAGGGGAAGATGTATGGAAACTACATATAACAAAAAGAAAGGCAACATAAAAGAATTTTTCAAAAATGCAGATTGGCGCGTTGCTTGTTCGGGAATTTTTATGGGACTTGGGCAATTGATGTATAAGCAATTTGCCAAAGGACTGCTGTTTTTGGTTTTTCAAGTAGCAGCAATCTTGTTTTTTGTGTTTTGGGGCGCAAAAGATTTGGCGGGATTGATAACTTTGGGCACAGTAAAAGGAAACGCTTGGTACAATATAAAAGGCGATAATTCAGTTCTTATGCTTATAAGAGGACTATTGTCGTTGATAATACTGATCTTTTATTTTATGGTTTATATCGCCAATTTGAAAGATGTTTTTAAAACACAAAAGAAAATATCTGAAGGAAAAGCTCCTATAAGTTTTTTGCAAGAATTAAAAGATCTTTTTGATAAAAACTTTTACCGCACCGCTTTGTTTTTGCCTATACTGGGTGTTTGCATTATAAATGTTCTTCCTATAATTTTTATGATATTGATTGCTTTTACCAATTATGGGGGGAATATTGTTCCGCCTGAGCTTGTAGATTGGGTAGGGTTTGCAAACTTCAAGAAATTAATCGTGTTAGGACAATTTGCGCCGACTTTTCTAAAGATTTTGTTATGGAATATGATATGGGCTATAGTATCCACAGCAATTAATTATTTTGGCGGATTAGGAGTTGCCTTGTTGTTTAACAGCAAATGCGTAAAAGGCAAAGCCTTCTGGCGTGCGTTTCCTATATTGGCTTATGCTGTCCCTGGATTTATAACTTTGCTTGCTTTCAAATTTATGTTCAGTTATGGCGGTCCTATCAATCAGATAATAACGGCGGCGGGAGGAAAAGCGATAGGCTTTTTGGACATAGATGCAAAATGGATCGCTAGAGGTATTGGTTTTGGCGTAAATGCATGGTTATGTATTCCTACAAGCATGTTGCTTGCAACCGGTATTTTGGGAAATATGAATGAAGATTTGTATGAAGCGGCCAAAATAGACGGAGC includes:
- a CDS encoding SusF/SusE family outer membrane protein: MKKRALVLILLLLFTLPLIACGKKDDKTYYTVKFLDGETVIKQVKVEDGQKVESYEPTKEGYEFIDWFSTPSKNHTFDFDQEIKQNTIVYAGFAKIQADTRTFYIVGSGTSNILATNSWGTKITDAHKLTKAEDKNEYTITCDLLAGDEFQFAINSSWHNKRGYGYLKETKLSDGTVVFSGAGGGLGETNAKGKNIKVELSGNYTLKLKTYPAEDFYNTSDSSYTEANKEVYNVGTYDKIEWVRNGDPQETSNVTVNYYIKGSGITEWKDVFSSVTSFTQGDNGLFTFTVYLKQGEEFLFMSGNTVNGVVSAGSKFINYANLDDASKDLFTNNNGNLITKAAGTYTFVYSEETDKLSATLDTEKVPEARDYYLDGTFAGAWGDTLYGPAGERKTGSQGEGSYLFIDDYKLIETEEGSGIYQILGVELSANSEFIIQSYKAGATEPGIWNTDGYNFLGVYNFSNLVSNNNFEAVNISTKNLNIKVKTAGTYNIVFNSYTQLITVTAAA
- a CDS encoding LacI family DNA-binding transcriptional regulator, with the translated sequence MQKRPTNKDVARMAGVSVATVSYVINGVKDKHVSEATRKKVLHAINFLNYSPNLHAVNLSSKNVQNIIAVRTSKSTCFWQEVETLCFLQHFSKALSQQNDNHILSYLPDKSVAQINADACLCIDFSREEFYALSNENFIPIIVVDSLLDDPVFYQVIFDYAKMKTAAQTYFNSPYTFICPDLANAELKKSISEIFDDVLFYHDLSDAVTLKPKHKNILIAHSSLLGLFEKTTEYNVYKYVDENIYDKRAKSILNCIQNAINRTAIQNPEHFIKI
- a CDS encoding sugar ABC transporter permease, coding for MGLGQLMYKQFAKGLLFLVFQVAAILFFVFWGAKDLAGLITLGTVKGNAWYNIKGDNSVLMLIRGLLSLIILIFYFMVYIANLKDVFKTQKKISEGKAPISFLQELKDLFDKNFYRTALFLPILGVCIINVLPIIFMILIAFTNYGGNIVPPELVDWVGFANFKKLIVLGQFAPTFLKILLWNMIWAIVSTAINYFGGLGVALLFNSKCVKGKAFWRAFPILAYAVPGFITLLAFKFMFSYGGPINQIITAAGGKAIGFLDIDAKWIARGIGFGVNAWLCIPTSMLLATGILGNMNEDLYEAAKIDGAGPFRQFISITLPFVLFATMPVLISQFIANFNNFGIFYFLREGLIIDGYFLASDTDLLINWLYNLSINNNYYSIGAAISIIIFLITSVLSLVVYTLSPSYKQEDNFR
- a CDS encoding glycoside hydrolase family 13 protein; amino-acid sequence: MNKEAIFHMPDSKFCFAADEKTVVLRLRTSKSDKFDYVGVIYGSKYEFHEKQHEQELKKQYTDNYFDYYITQISLDDVRFVYIFKIVENGIVNYYCEEGISQEYDFSLAYMNAFQLPYINFADIHHVVPWMRKAVFYEIFIDRFYRGDLNKKDDYINLKWGEIPNPKSFAGGDLKGITQKLDYLKDLGINALYLTPIFCSISNHKYDIYDYFNVDPQFGGNEAFKDLVNQAHRAGIRIVLDGVFNHCSELLPQFQDVLKNGKNSPYFDWFIIRGEKPDPKNLNYECFSSCSYMPKFNTSNPDVQKFLLDIAVYWIKEYDIDGWRLDVSDEVSHDFWRVFRKTVKQVKEDCVIIGENWHDAYPYLHGDQYDSIMNYAFTKANMDFFVKGSISSQEFAERLSRILMCNTDQVNFMMLNLLDSHDTLRFLTQLNEKTDKLICALAVMFMFVGVPCIYYGTEIGMVGGYDPDCRRTFDWQKADKETPLFSITKALINLKSRSELVYGQIRLSSYNDLFILERFYQNKKLRLTLNNGLDNKSYSSEGTVLVSHNLISEKLNSFGFVIEEVE
- a CDS encoding extracellular solute-binding protein, with amino-acid sequence MKKIIAAIVAHIFLIFGIIVGIGIFSETKANEGIIKFTGELERNVTLRILENDTAIKQGYFQELLDAFNAAYAEYGITAVDANMDQYSDLENDGPYGYGPDVLYQANDRLMKYVEGKHIQPLPVETLECFDNIDQKSWDAYRAVIEGEEYYFGVPVNIQGPLMYYRKDLLPENWQTEWDDNKNNIPDMLENWNDMYKFSLIRKQQGKFGYMRSFKEPYFSFGYLFSYGGYIFGNNNTDYSDIGLSKGEAEKGAWVIKQLASMMNEWCIDDTITVNAYAKIGNGDYFATVTTPDVYTLFIDQMVLNGMSRQQAIENLGITSMPALPLSGDLTQENPELIPNIMMGGINGYAISSYTKAPNAALAFVNFATSYEMILRRNQLLGIAPARVDVAKDVGGLSEIINQNLSLGYYEIMPSIKETAQIWTPAETLFSDIAKDAFREKNEVKYTTLASYKAALQKVDKQIYDAIHTLQ